In one Cellulomonas sp. JZ18 genomic region, the following are encoded:
- a CDS encoding DUF899 family protein has translation MTSAPEHTTTARTTEPGRPPVVDAATWQAARDELLVREKAHTRAGDALTAERRRLPMVEVDAAAQVVGADGPVPLLDLFAGRDELVVYRHMWHDGAPHQGQCEGCTVSAWSIDDAAVYLHAAGVSLAVVTTGPWDEVAPFVAFMGYAQPWYSVRDTPPPLGRTWARSPASCATAAASSSRTRSPAGASRSRTRCSRCST, from the coding sequence ATGACGAGCGCACCCGAGCACACCACCACCGCACGCACGACGGAGCCGGGCCGTCCGCCCGTGGTGGACGCGGCCACCTGGCAGGCCGCCCGCGACGAGCTCCTCGTCCGGGAGAAGGCGCACACGCGCGCCGGGGACGCCCTCACGGCCGAGCGCCGCCGCCTGCCGATGGTCGAGGTCGACGCCGCGGCGCAGGTCGTCGGGGCGGACGGCCCGGTGCCGCTCCTCGACCTGTTCGCCGGGCGCGACGAGCTGGTCGTCTACCGGCACATGTGGCACGACGGCGCGCCCCACCAGGGCCAGTGCGAGGGCTGCACCGTCAGCGCGTGGAGCATCGACGACGCCGCCGTCTACCTGCACGCGGCCGGCGTCTCCCTCGCCGTCGTCACCACCGGTCCGTGGGACGAGGTCGCGCCGTTCGTCGCGTTCATGGGCTACGCGCAGCCCTGGTACTCGGTCCGCGACACCCCGCCACCGCTGGGGAGGACATGGGCTCGTTCGCCTGCTTCCTGCGCGACGGCGGCCGCGTCTTCCTCACGTACACGGTCACCGGCCGGGGCGTCGAGGTCGCGAACCCGGTGTTCGCGCTGCTCGACATGA
- a CDS encoding Gfo/Idh/MocA family protein, with protein MTQHSPAPVRFGVVGSGWRSSFFVRMARLMPERFTCTGVVTRTAERGAEVEATWGVPTVRTVEELVTGAVPGAGAAPDRPELVVTGTPWPVTPDVVRELVDASVPVLAETPPAPDVDAMRALWADVGATGLVQVAEHSPFLPVHQARKRIVDEGLIGAATSVQVSSTHQYHAIGLARRLLGVGRGPVTVHAREFTAPLVDPMNRHGWTDATEPTDARTLLATLDLGGGRHVLYDFTDNQWHNPLRANRVVVRGSLGEVVDDAVTRWVDPRTQVTSRIERRMHGIEQDMDGFDLMHLSFEGRVLYRNPFVGARLADDDLAVAHLIDGTGAWVRGEAPPPYPLADGMQDHLLGIAMQESARTGQPVTTSAEAWADA; from the coding sequence ATGACGCAGCACTCCCCCGCACCCGTCCGCTTCGGCGTGGTCGGCTCCGGCTGGCGCTCGTCCTTCTTCGTGCGGATGGCGCGGCTCATGCCGGAGCGGTTCACGTGCACGGGCGTCGTGACGCGCACCGCCGAGCGTGGTGCCGAGGTCGAGGCGACGTGGGGCGTGCCGACCGTCCGGACGGTCGAGGAGCTGGTCACCGGGGCCGTGCCGGGTGCCGGTGCGGCCCCCGACCGCCCCGAGCTCGTGGTCACCGGCACGCCGTGGCCCGTGACGCCGGACGTCGTCCGCGAGCTCGTCGACGCGTCCGTCCCCGTGCTGGCGGAGACCCCGCCCGCCCCGGACGTCGACGCCATGCGCGCGCTGTGGGCGGACGTCGGCGCGACGGGCCTCGTGCAGGTCGCCGAGCACAGCCCGTTCCTGCCGGTGCACCAGGCACGCAAGCGCATCGTGGACGAGGGCCTGATCGGCGCGGCGACGAGCGTGCAGGTGTCCTCGACGCACCAGTACCACGCGATCGGGCTGGCCCGGCGGCTGCTCGGCGTCGGCCGCGGACCGGTCACGGTGCACGCGCGCGAGTTCACCGCCCCGCTGGTCGACCCCATGAACCGGCACGGCTGGACCGACGCCACCGAGCCCACGGACGCCCGCACGCTCCTCGCGACGCTCGACCTCGGCGGCGGCCGCCACGTCCTCTACGACTTCACCGACAACCAGTGGCACAACCCGCTGCGGGCCAACCGGGTCGTCGTGCGCGGCTCGCTCGGCGAGGTCGTCGACGACGCGGTGACCCGCTGGGTCGACCCGCGCACGCAGGTGACCTCGCGCATCGAGCGGCGCATGCACGGCATCGAGCAGGACATGGACGGCTTCGACCTCATGCACCTGTCGTTCGAGGGGCGCGTGCTCTACCGCAACCCGTTCGTCGGGGCGCGCCTGGCCGACGACGACCTCGCGGTCGCGCACCTGATCGACGGCACGGGCGCGTGGGTGCGGGGCGAGGCGCCGCCGCCGTACCCGCTGGCGGACGGCATGCAGGACCACCTGCTGGGCATCGCGATGCAGGAGTCGGCCCGCACCGGGCAGCCCGTGACGACGTCCGCGGAGGCGTGGGCGGACGCCTGA